A portion of the Tiliqua scincoides isolate rTilSci1 chromosome 3, rTilSci1.hap2, whole genome shotgun sequence genome contains these proteins:
- the SRPX gene encoding sushi repeat-containing protein SRPX isoform X1, which produces MRGACVCLALLLAVGARLGFAFQGSGYSPIEDDEDVYAHNKDTPWCSPIKVKYGYASCRSPHGGYYKNVLGTKCDIRCQKGYELHGPQELICQSNKRWSGKAMCKQKRCPVLSMPPSGGFKCTDGAYFNSRCEYYCSPGYQLKGDQVVQCMDNKAWSGRPASCVDLEPPRIQCPSVKEKTAEPNKLTARVFWDTPEGRDTADGILTDVILKGLPPGSHFQEGDHKIHYTVFDRAGNKGTCKFLVKVKVRRCGKLNAPENGYIKCSGDGDNYGATCEFSCIGGYDLQGSPARVCQYNLGWSGTEPTCAPMNINVGVRTAAALLDQFYEKRRLLIISTRTAASYFYRLQLGMLQPAQCGLDLRHVTVIELVGVFPTLLGRIGLKLMPPNLALQLRLLLQIPQYNFSMLVIDKHGVDKERYPFPATPAEVFALIDAFPLRKEEMKLQAEAGQSCA; this is translated from the exons GTTCGGGATACTCACCTATAGAAGATGATGAAGATGTGTATGCACACAATAAAG ATACACCATGGTGCTCTCCTATCAAGGTGAAATATGGCTATGCAAGTTGCAGAAGCCCTCACGGAGGATATTACAAAAATGTCTTGGGGACAAAGTGTGACATTCGTTGTCAGAAAGGTTATGAACTGCATGGTCCTCAGGAACTGATTTGTCAGTCAAACAAACGCTGGTCTGGGAAAGCCATGTGCAAAC aaaAACGTTGTCCAGTCCTTTCTATGCCACCTAGTGGAGGATTCAAGTGCACAGATGGTGCCTACTTTAACTCAAGATGCGAATATTACTGTTCACCAGGGTATCAGCTAAAAGGAGACCAGGTAGTACAGTGTATGGATAACAAAGCATGGAGTGGAAGACCAGCTTCTTGTGTGG ATTTGGAGCCTCCGAGAATCCAGTGTCCAAGTGTAAAGGAGAAAACAGCAGAACCCAATAAATTGACAGCTCGAGTGTTCTGGGACACCCCAGAGGGACGGGATACTGCTGATGGCATTTTGACAGA TGTTATTTTGAAAGGGCTACCACCAGGATCACATTTTCAAGAAGGAGATCACAAAATCCATTATACAGTCTTTGACAGAGCTGGGAACAAGGGAACTTGCAAATTTTTGGTTAAAGTCAAAG TGAGGCGCTGTGGAAAACTGAATGCTCCAGAAAATGGCTACATAAAATGTTCGGGTGATGGTGATAATTATGGTGCAACCTGTGAATTTTCCTGCATTGGTGGGTACGACCTTCAGGGAAGTCCAGCACGAGTTTGCCAGTACAATTTAGGCTGGTCAGGAACAGAGCCAACCTGCGCAC CCATGAATATTAATGTTGGTGTGAGGACTGCAGCGGCCCTCCTGGACCAGTTTTATGAGAAGCGGAGGCTGCTCATTATATCCACTCGTACTGCAGCCAGTTATTTCTACAGATTGCAGCTAGGAATGCTGCAG CCAGCACAGTGTGGCTTAGATCTCCGACATGTTACTGTGATTGAGTTGGTTGGAGTCTTTCCAACATTATTGGGAAGAATAGGATTAAAACTGATGCCTCCGAACCTGGCTTTGCAACTCAG GTTGCTGCTTCAAATCCCCCAGTATAACTTCAGCATGTTGGTGATTGATAAGCATGGTGTGGACAAGGAGCGTTATCCCTTCCCAGCAACCCCTGCTGAGGTCTTTGCTCTCATTGATGCTTTCCCTTTGAGAAAAGAAGAGATGAAACTGCAAGCAGAAGCTGGCCAGTCCTGTGCCTGA
- the SRPX gene encoding sushi repeat-containing protein SRPX isoform X3 yields the protein MRGACVCLALLLAVGARLGFAFQGSGYSPIEDDEDVYAHNKDTPWCSPIKVKYGYASCRSPHGGYYKNVLGTKCDIRCQKGYELHGPQELICQSNKRWSGKAMCKHLEPPRIQCPSVKEKTAEPNKLTARVFWDTPEGRDTADGILTDVILKGLPPGSHFQEGDHKIHYTVFDRAGNKGTCKFLVKVKVRRCGKLNAPENGYIKCSGDGDNYGATCEFSCIGGYDLQGSPARVCQYNLGWSGTEPTCAPMNINVGVRTAAALLDQFYEKRRLLIISTRTAASYFYRLQLGMLQPAQCGLDLRHVTVIELVGVFPTLLGRIGLKLMPPNLALQLRLLLQIPQYNFSMLVIDKHGVDKERYPFPATPAEVFALIDAFPLRKEEMKLQAEAGQSCA from the exons GTTCGGGATACTCACCTATAGAAGATGATGAAGATGTGTATGCACACAATAAAG ATACACCATGGTGCTCTCCTATCAAGGTGAAATATGGCTATGCAAGTTGCAGAAGCCCTCACGGAGGATATTACAAAAATGTCTTGGGGACAAAGTGTGACATTCGTTGTCAGAAAGGTTATGAACTGCATGGTCCTCAGGAACTGATTTGTCAGTCAAACAAACGCTGGTCTGGGAAAGCCATGTGCAAAC ATTTGGAGCCTCCGAGAATCCAGTGTCCAAGTGTAAAGGAGAAAACAGCAGAACCCAATAAATTGACAGCTCGAGTGTTCTGGGACACCCCAGAGGGACGGGATACTGCTGATGGCATTTTGACAGA TGTTATTTTGAAAGGGCTACCACCAGGATCACATTTTCAAGAAGGAGATCACAAAATCCATTATACAGTCTTTGACAGAGCTGGGAACAAGGGAACTTGCAAATTTTTGGTTAAAGTCAAAG TGAGGCGCTGTGGAAAACTGAATGCTCCAGAAAATGGCTACATAAAATGTTCGGGTGATGGTGATAATTATGGTGCAACCTGTGAATTTTCCTGCATTGGTGGGTACGACCTTCAGGGAAGTCCAGCACGAGTTTGCCAGTACAATTTAGGCTGGTCAGGAACAGAGCCAACCTGCGCAC CCATGAATATTAATGTTGGTGTGAGGACTGCAGCGGCCCTCCTGGACCAGTTTTATGAGAAGCGGAGGCTGCTCATTATATCCACTCGTACTGCAGCCAGTTATTTCTACAGATTGCAGCTAGGAATGCTGCAG CCAGCACAGTGTGGCTTAGATCTCCGACATGTTACTGTGATTGAGTTGGTTGGAGTCTTTCCAACATTATTGGGAAGAATAGGATTAAAACTGATGCCTCCGAACCTGGCTTTGCAACTCAG GTTGCTGCTTCAAATCCCCCAGTATAACTTCAGCATGTTGGTGATTGATAAGCATGGTGTGGACAAGGAGCGTTATCCCTTCCCAGCAACCCCTGCTGAGGTCTTTGCTCTCATTGATGCTTTCCCTTTGAGAAAAGAAGAGATGAAACTGCAAGCAGAAGCTGGCCAGTCCTGTGCCTGA
- the SRPX gene encoding sushi repeat-containing protein SRPX isoform X2, which produces MRGACVCLALLLAVGARLGFAFQDTPWCSPIKVKYGYASCRSPHGGYYKNVLGTKCDIRCQKGYELHGPQELICQSNKRWSGKAMCKQKRCPVLSMPPSGGFKCTDGAYFNSRCEYYCSPGYQLKGDQVVQCMDNKAWSGRPASCVDLEPPRIQCPSVKEKTAEPNKLTARVFWDTPEGRDTADGILTDVILKGLPPGSHFQEGDHKIHYTVFDRAGNKGTCKFLVKVKVRRCGKLNAPENGYIKCSGDGDNYGATCEFSCIGGYDLQGSPARVCQYNLGWSGTEPTCAPMNINVGVRTAAALLDQFYEKRRLLIISTRTAASYFYRLQLGMLQPAQCGLDLRHVTVIELVGVFPTLLGRIGLKLMPPNLALQLRLLLQIPQYNFSMLVIDKHGVDKERYPFPATPAEVFALIDAFPLRKEEMKLQAEAGQSCA; this is translated from the exons ATACACCATGGTGCTCTCCTATCAAGGTGAAATATGGCTATGCAAGTTGCAGAAGCCCTCACGGAGGATATTACAAAAATGTCTTGGGGACAAAGTGTGACATTCGTTGTCAGAAAGGTTATGAACTGCATGGTCCTCAGGAACTGATTTGTCAGTCAAACAAACGCTGGTCTGGGAAAGCCATGTGCAAAC aaaAACGTTGTCCAGTCCTTTCTATGCCACCTAGTGGAGGATTCAAGTGCACAGATGGTGCCTACTTTAACTCAAGATGCGAATATTACTGTTCACCAGGGTATCAGCTAAAAGGAGACCAGGTAGTACAGTGTATGGATAACAAAGCATGGAGTGGAAGACCAGCTTCTTGTGTGG ATTTGGAGCCTCCGAGAATCCAGTGTCCAAGTGTAAAGGAGAAAACAGCAGAACCCAATAAATTGACAGCTCGAGTGTTCTGGGACACCCCAGAGGGACGGGATACTGCTGATGGCATTTTGACAGA TGTTATTTTGAAAGGGCTACCACCAGGATCACATTTTCAAGAAGGAGATCACAAAATCCATTATACAGTCTTTGACAGAGCTGGGAACAAGGGAACTTGCAAATTTTTGGTTAAAGTCAAAG TGAGGCGCTGTGGAAAACTGAATGCTCCAGAAAATGGCTACATAAAATGTTCGGGTGATGGTGATAATTATGGTGCAACCTGTGAATTTTCCTGCATTGGTGGGTACGACCTTCAGGGAAGTCCAGCACGAGTTTGCCAGTACAATTTAGGCTGGTCAGGAACAGAGCCAACCTGCGCAC CCATGAATATTAATGTTGGTGTGAGGACTGCAGCGGCCCTCCTGGACCAGTTTTATGAGAAGCGGAGGCTGCTCATTATATCCACTCGTACTGCAGCCAGTTATTTCTACAGATTGCAGCTAGGAATGCTGCAG CCAGCACAGTGTGGCTTAGATCTCCGACATGTTACTGTGATTGAGTTGGTTGGAGTCTTTCCAACATTATTGGGAAGAATAGGATTAAAACTGATGCCTCCGAACCTGGCTTTGCAACTCAG GTTGCTGCTTCAAATCCCCCAGTATAACTTCAGCATGTTGGTGATTGATAAGCATGGTGTGGACAAGGAGCGTTATCCCTTCCCAGCAACCCCTGCTGAGGTCTTTGCTCTCATTGATGCTTTCCCTTTGAGAAAAGAAGAGATGAAACTGCAAGCAGAAGCTGGCCAGTCCTGTGCCTGA